The Haloplanus sp. CK5-1 genome contains a region encoding:
- a CDS encoding amphi-Trp domain-containing protein — translation MPEEVLFKSESDQSREEIASYLRSVADKLEQGEAVTLKSGSESVTMEPPARPTFEVKAEREGPTDSPGELSIEFELEWDENGNEGGSGSGQLEIE, via the coding sequence ATGCCCGAAGAAGTCCTGTTCAAATCAGAGAGCGACCAGAGCCGAGAAGAAATCGCGTCATATCTTCGTAGTGTCGCTGACAAACTCGAACAAGGTGAAGCGGTCACGCTTAAATCTGGTTCCGAGTCCGTGACGATGGAGCCGCCAGCACGACCGACGTTTGAGGTCAAAGCCGAACGCGAGGGGCCGACGGACAGCCCCGGTGAATTGAGTATCGAATTTGAACTCGAATGGGACGAGAACGGCAACGAGGGGGGCAGTGGGAGCGGTCAGTTAGAAATCGAGTGA